The window TATTTATAAGGTCTAATACCTAAAGAGGCTGTCCAACTATTACCTAAATTACCTAAGAATTGCCTTTACCTATATAAAAAGCGATAAAATTTGGCAGTCATAGCTATTGCCCCCCTGATATTAGAGATCTCATACCGGTAGACCACATCTGCTACCTGGTGGTTTCCATCGTGAATAGTATAGACATGAGTGAAGTGGAGAAGAAGTACCAGTTTAGGTTTACACCCGGCAATCCCGCATATTCACGCCAGATGCTGCTGAGAATGAGAAGCCCGATTTCAGGACGCTCTGCAATTTCAAAAGAGAGTGCACGAAGCTGAAGAAACGTTTAAGAAGACCGTCACTGTTGCCAGATCGTTGGGGATGGTAAACCTGGAGCATATCTCCTCCGATGGGACTAAGACTAAGATTAAAGCCAATGCATCAAACAACTACACGCTGAGCAAAGGGGGGATAGAAAAAAGAGCCTCCGGCAAGGTATTGAATAGCGCTGCGGTGAATAATATAGAGCAATATGCGCTTGTATCGTTGTAATCGAAACACATACCGCAAGTATTCCAGTCACTGGTAGTGCTCGAGTCTTTGTTGTATACATCGCGCAGTGAGTTATGTTACGCGCCCAACCGTGGGTCGCACCCCTTCCTTTTAAGAAAATACCGTTACCGCCTGCTCCACAACCGCTGCCAGTTCCTGTCTGGTTGTAAACCACGTTGTTCTTTGTTCTTTATTGTGCTATTACACACATGCAGAAGGTGAATCCCCTGTCTGGTACCAGCACCGTTGTCGTGTATCAAGCAGTTTTCAACGGTAATATTGGAGAACTTACTGGAACCAGTTCCTTCAAACCAGATTCCGTTGTCGAACCCTTTAATTTCCACGTTTTTATGGTTACGTTATCGCCTGCTACGTTATGCTTCCAATAGTGAATTCCGGCGCTATACGCATCATTATCAACACCGTCTATGAAGTGCCCGTGCCCATCAACCATCAATAATGACATCATCTGACTGGATGTCTATGCAATATAGTGCTGTGCTGTTCGTTATGCTTGCTGTGATGTTGTAGGTTCCCGCAGCTTTGATCACCGTGCATCGATTATATCTGTCGCGCCTGCACTTCCTATCGCAGCGACTAACAACACAGTCGCTATTGCCATTCCCAATACTATTCTTTTGTATTCATTTTTTTACTTCTTCACCTTCTATTTTTACAAGGAAATGACCATAACCCACTTGAGTACCCCTACTGCAACCTTTCTTTAGAACCTTTGATAGAAAATTAGAGACATAAATAATGAACCCTAAAAAGGTTCGATTTTTGAAATAAAACCTAAATCATCCCTTAAATTTCCACTGCAAACCTAAAAATATTAGGATTATTCACCTTCCCCCTAATGTAATGCATCCCGAACTCGTGCAAGCATGCAATTAACTGTTGCCCCATTCCCTATTCCCAATCCTCTATCCTCCATCCTCTATTCTTTTATTCATTCTGTTAACGCCCAGCTTCACCAGAAACGGTGTTGCAACCAGTGCCACCAGCATCTCGGAAAAGCCACCAAGAATGAAACTCGTGCAATAACCATACATATCAGAGAGAATCCCAGCTGCAGAAAATCCCGCTACAAAACCCAGCGAGCCGAAGACATTGAACCCGCCTATCGCCGTGCCTCGCTTATTCACCGGTGATAAGTCTCCCGCAAGTGCAATACTGGCGGGGAACATCATCGCTGCGAATACACCACAGCCGAGCATTAGCGCGATAAGCGTTGTTTTGCCCACGAATCCTACCAGACACATCTCCAGTCCATAGAAGAAAGAACCGATGACAAGAGGCATAGTCCTGCCGATCTTATCTGACAGCTTCCCAAATGGATACTGGAGCAGAATAAAAGGGAATAGCAGTAATGCCTGATACAGCCCTCGTTCTGCAATGCTGAGCCCAAAAGCATCAAACAGATACAGAGGGAATACGAGGATGAAAAATGCAACTGTGAACCTGTCAACAAAACTGAATACGTAGGGGATTCCGAGCTCTCTCTTTTCAACCAACACCTTTACGGATTCGAGCATTGTCTCAGGCTTGTTTTCGATGCGAATATCGTGTATCAGGGTTGCCGAAATCAGGGTACCTATCAGAAAGAGGAAAGAGGCGAAATACATGGGGAAGAAGATGCCATACTTCTCTGCTAACAAGCCCCCAACCGGTGCTCCTGATGCCATGCCCAACATCATTGCCATACCAATCACACCCATCGTCTTACCATAACTCGTCCTTTGCACGACGTCCAGCGCACTCGTCATCACGAGCGACCATGCCATAACTGTGATAGCGCCCTGCATAAACCTCAGTATCAAAAGAAGCTGCAGCGAGTTCGCTTGCGCCATCAGAAAATAGAGAACCGCAGAGCCTCCGAATCCAAGAACAATGAATGGCTTCCTTCTACCACACTTATCCGAGAGCGAACCCCAGACAACGGCAAAAATCACGTACGCAAGCATCTCAAGTGTGAAGAACATACTCGCCTCGGTATTGCTGGCACCGAAACGGTCAATGATGAACTCTTTAATCACCGGCGCCATAAGCGTCAGGCTCAGCATCGCTACAAATGTCAATACCGCATAAATTATGATTGTTATTTCCTTAATTTCCTTATGGTGGTCAGTGCTTATTCCGCGCGACATACCCCTTACGAGTCCTTTCGCATTTGCAAACAAAGAACTTGTTAGGGATACAAATAATGTTGCCTAATTAATTTTGGTTTTCTTTCCGCTTCCTAATCTTGTTAGGGTTCGTTATTTATGCACCTAACTGCCAACACATCCCAGCAAATACAAATACAAAAAGAAGGGTGAGAGAAGATGGGTGCGAAAGTAATTTTGGTATATGGCTCGACAACCGGGAACACGGAAATGCTGGCTGAGCATGTAGCTGCGGGGCTTGAGTGCGGGCTGGCATCGGTAACGGTGAAGAACGTGACAGAAGCGAGCGTTGATGAACTCGCAGATTATGATGCCATTGTATTCGGGTGCTCTACGTGGGGTGAAGGCGATTTGCAGGATGATTTCGTGGACTTCCATAAAGCAATGGACGGCATATCTCTGGAAGGCAAAAAGGCAGCGGTTTTTGGTCCTGGTGATAGTGAGGAATACCCCAACTCGTTCTGCAAGGCGGTGGATATCCTTGAAGAAACACTCAAGAAATGCAGTGCCGAAATCGTCACCGAAAGTTTCAAAGTTGACGGCGATGTTGAACCCGCATTCGAAGACGCCGAAGCGTGGGGATTAAAAGTCGCAAAAGCGCTTTAGCTCTAACGCTGACTTTAAACCCTCTTTTTCTTTTATTTCTTTCTTCTTTCCTGCGGCAAAGTGAGCGTGAGTAATACGATAGGAGCTATGGAAGTGTTTACCCATCATATACAGGAGTATAAAAAG is drawn from Methanophagales archaeon and contains these coding sequences:
- a CDS encoding MFS transporter, whose product is MSRGISTDHHKEIKEITIIIYAVLTFVAMLSLTLMAPVIKEFIIDRFGASNTEASMFFTLEMLAYVIFAVVWGSLSDKCGRRKPFIVLGFGGSAVLYFLMAQANSLQLLLILRFMQGAITVMAWSLVMTSALDVVQRTSYGKTMGVIGMAMMLGMASGAPVGGLLAEKYGIFFPMYFASFLFLIGTLISATLIHDIRIENKPETMLESVKVLVEKRELGIPYVFSFVDRFTVAFFILVFPLYLFDAFGLSIAERGLYQALLLFPFILLQYPFGKLSDKIGRTMPLVIGSFFYGLEMCLVGFVGKTTLIALMLGCGVFAAMMFPASIALAGDLSPVNKRGTAIGGFNVFGSLGFVAGFSAAGILSDMYGYCTSFILGGFSEMLVALVATPFLVKLGVNRMNKRIEDGG
- a CDS encoding flavodoxin, giving the protein MGAKVILVYGSTTGNTEMLAEHVAAGLECGLASVTVKNVTEASVDELADYDAIVFGCSTWGEGDLQDDFVDFHKAMDGISLEGKKAAVFGPGDSEEYPNSFCKAVDILEETLKKCSAEIVTESFKVDGDVEPAFEDAEAWGLKVAKAL